The following coding sequences are from one Pigmentibacter sp. JX0631 window:
- a CDS encoding APC family permease, whose product MKLKRSIGLFGIICASLGGIVGSGWLFGSLYAAQMAGPASLISWLIGGVSIMFLALTFAELSTMFPISGGVAAFPIFTHGKLVGFILTWITWITYVVSISQEVQSTILYMGNRYPSLIQKVDGINVFTSTGYIICFLTMLVLILLNSFGAKFLANANNFISTWKLLVPFLVVIMFLMTSHNVDNLGLTSTSPHEFAPYGINGIFSAVALAGVVYSFCGFQHAALLAGESKRPQRDIPLALILSISICIVLYCGLQYSFITAMPDSALANGFKNLSFAGDAGPLAGLAAKIGIFWLVTVLYIDAIVSPLGTGVLYVASSARIVQTMSQSGNAPKIFAKIAKSGIPMRAIFLNLVVSMLAFLPFSGWKAIVSFLSSALIFSFAVGPICLIALRKQQPNRPRPFSLPFYPLLSFIAFYVCNLMIYWSGWNVVWKLAVTVIAGLVVFVISNHLGKNSIDKEHIANKLDYKSAVWLIPYMLIFCVLSYFGSFDGGQKVIPLGWDFLVLGVFSLFIFYLSTKYCLPAAESEKNTEALLAKKGGN is encoded by the coding sequence ATGAAACTTAAACGAAGTATTGGTTTATTTGGCATTATTTGTGCCAGCCTTGGCGGAATTGTAGGATCTGGCTGGCTCTTCGGTTCCTTGTATGCGGCGCAAATGGCAGGACCGGCCTCATTGATATCTTGGCTCATCGGTGGTGTAAGTATCATGTTTCTTGCCCTCACATTTGCTGAGTTGAGTACAATGTTTCCTATCTCTGGGGGAGTTGCTGCTTTTCCAATTTTTACTCACGGTAAACTTGTGGGTTTTATTCTTACCTGGATCACTTGGATTACTTATGTAGTTTCTATTTCTCAAGAGGTTCAATCTACCATTCTCTATATGGGAAATCGCTATCCTTCCTTAATTCAAAAAGTAGATGGGATTAATGTTTTTACATCTACTGGTTATATTATCTGTTTTTTAACCATGCTTGTACTGATATTGTTAAATAGCTTTGGTGCAAAGTTTTTGGCCAATGCAAATAACTTCATAAGTACTTGGAAACTTCTTGTTCCCTTCCTTGTTGTTATTATGTTCCTAATGACATCACATAATGTGGATAATTTAGGTTTAACATCAACTTCTCCACACGAATTTGCTCCTTATGGAATTAACGGAATATTTTCTGCCGTAGCACTAGCTGGTGTTGTATATTCATTTTGCGGATTTCAACATGCAGCTCTTCTTGCGGGCGAATCAAAACGTCCACAACGTGATATTCCCTTAGCTCTAATTTTATCTATTTCTATCTGTATCGTCCTCTACTGTGGACTCCAATATTCTTTTATAACAGCAATGCCTGACAGCGCATTAGCAAATGGTTTTAAAAATCTTTCTTTTGCTGGTGATGCAGGTCCACTCGCTGGACTAGCTGCAAAAATTGGAATTTTTTGGCTTGTTACTGTTCTTTATATTGATGCTATAGTTTCTCCATTAGGAACAGGGGTACTTTATGTTGCATCAAGTGCCCGTATTGTCCAAACCATGAGCCAATCTGGAAATGCTCCGAAAATTTTCGCAAAAATTGCCAAATCCGGCATTCCTATGCGCGCCATTTTTCTAAATTTAGTGGTTTCAATGCTAGCGTTTCTTCCATTTAGTGGCTGGAAAGCAATTGTTTCCTTTCTTTCTTCAGCTCTTATTTTTTCCTTTGCAGTTGGACCTATCTGTTTAATTGCATTAAGAAAACAACAACCAAACAGACCACGTCCATTTAGCCTTCCTTTTTATCCATTACTATCATTTATTGCCTTTTATGTTTGTAACTTAATGATCTACTGGTCAGGTTGGAATGTAGTCTGGAAATTAGCAGTAACCGTTATTGCCGGTTTAGTTGTATTTGTTATTTCAAATCACCTAGGAAAAAACTCGATTGATAAAGAGCATATTGCTAATAAATTAGACTACAAATCAGCAGTATGGCTTATTCCTTATATGCTCATTTTCTGTGTACTATCTTATTTTGGCTCCTTTGATGGTGGACAAAAAGTTATTCCTTTAGGTTGGGACTTTTTAGTATTAGGTGTATTTAGTTTATTTATCTTTTATCTATCAACTAAATATTGTTTGCCTGCCGCAGAATCTGAAAAAAATACCGAAGCATTGCTTGCTAAAAAAGGCGGAAATTAA